From Candidatus Methylomirabilota bacterium, a single genomic window includes:
- a CDS encoding tetratricopeptide repeat protein, with protein MGHPAGTLRAAQPLSTPPRPRAHRGHHWTALGLAFCAIASVGSAQAQGIWDDPAFALYRQAVEAMDKKDYARVTTLTGQAIAQQPTHVLAYYLRGQAAMFQSRWDDAVVAFGKVVELYPASFAGHRDLGGAYEQLDRVDDSAREYEAALALRDQEDLRVRLAFMLLKANQSARALPQLQALADKDTKAPEVWSALARVAYEKNDLPAAEKNFSRAAALRDEGRTWYNLGVVRTRLNDLPGALQAFEKAAQHTDTREPAQKEIAKVREAMKQPTTGTPPERAMPGSVPGQPVPARR; from the coding sequence CACCGTGGACATCACTGGACCGCGCTTGGTCTGGCCTTCTGCGCCATCGCCTCCGTCGGCTCCGCGCAGGCCCAGGGCATCTGGGACGATCCGGCCTTCGCCCTCTATCGTCAGGCCGTCGAAGCCATGGACAAGAAGGACTACGCCCGGGTCACCACGCTGACCGGGCAGGCCATCGCCCAGCAGCCGACCCACGTGCTCGCCTACTATCTGCGGGGTCAGGCCGCCATGTTCCAGTCGCGCTGGGACGATGCGGTCGTCGCGTTCGGCAAGGTCGTCGAGCTGTACCCCGCCTCGTTCGCGGGGCATCGCGACCTCGGCGGCGCCTACGAGCAGCTCGACCGCGTGGACGACTCCGCGAGGGAGTACGAAGCCGCCCTCGCCCTGCGCGACCAGGAGGACCTGCGCGTCCGTCTGGCCTTCATGCTCCTGAAGGCCAATCAATCGGCGCGCGCGCTGCCGCAGCTGCAGGCGCTGGCCGACAAGGACACCAAGGCGCCGGAGGTCTGGTCGGCGCTCGCCCGCGTGGCCTACGAGAAGAACGATCTGCCCGCGGCCGAGAAGAACTTCAGCCGGGCCGCCGCCCTGCGCGACGAGGGACGCACCTGGTACAACCTCGGCGTGGTGCGCACGCGCCTGAACGATCTGCCCGGCGCGCTGCAGGCCTTCGAGAAGGCGGCGCAGCACACCGACACCCGCGAGCCCGCGCAGAAGGAGATCGCGAAGGTGCGCGAGGCGATGAAGCAGCCGACCACCGGCACGCCGCCCGAGCGCGCCATGCCCGGCAGCGTGCCGGGACAGCCGGTGCCGGCTCGCCGCTAG